Below is a genomic region from Hippea sp. KM1.
TGCACTTTTATGTTAAATTACCACCGATGGACAAAAGAAGCAAATTGGAAGGCATATTCGAGTGGCTCTTATGGAGAAGCAGGCTAATAGTCATAACCGCTGTGATATTCGGCATGATCGGCGCTTTTATAATGTTTATTACAGCAAGTGTCGATATATGGCACACAGCGAAAGATACGCTCTCCTTCTTTGTCAACCACTATCCAGAGAAAGACGAATTCCACAGTAAACTGATCAGCCAGATTATAGGGGCTGTGGATCTATACCTAATAGCCGTTGTTATGCTAATCTTCTCATTCGGCCTATACGAGCTATTCATAAGCGACATAGACGATGCAGAGGATACCAAGGTGGGAAAGAGGATCCTATCCATCCACTCCTTAGACGAACTGAAGGATAAAATAGGCAAGGTCGTTGTCATGGTGTTAATCGTCAGCTTCTTCAAAAGGATGCTCCATATGCACTTTGACAGCCCCATCTATATGCTCTATTTTGCCCTATGCATACTTGCACTTGCCCTATCCCTTTATCTGATGCATAAACACTAAACAAGTATTTGACAAAAGAGGGTAAATTTTGTATTAGCTTAAGGCTAAATTTGAAGGAAAAGAAGGGGTGTTAGTGATGTTTGCAGTTATAGAGACCGGCGGAAAGCAATACATAGTGAAAGAGGGCGACATCATAAGGGTTGAGAAGCTGCCAGTGGAGGACAAAAGCGAGATATCCTTCGACAAGGTTTTGATGGTTGGAGACAAGGTTGGTAATCCCTATGTGGAGAACGCCAAGGTTGAGGCAAAG
It encodes:
- the rplU gene encoding 50S ribosomal protein L21; translation: MFAVIETGGKQYIVKEGDIIRVEKLPVEDKSEISFDKVLMVGDKVGNPYVENAKVEAKVIRTAKAKKIIVFKFKRRKGYKRKKGHRQYFTEVKITKIVS
- a CDS encoding YqhA family protein, which encodes MDKRSKLEGIFEWLLWRSRLIVITAVIFGMIGAFIMFITASVDIWHTAKDTLSFFVNHYPEKDEFHSKLISQIIGAVDLYLIAVVMLIFSFGLYELFISDIDDAEDTKVGKRILSIHSLDELKDKIGKVVVMVLIVSFFKRMLHMHFDSPIYMLYFALCILALALSLYLMHKH